A portion of the Leptospira dzoumogneensis genome contains these proteins:
- a CDS encoding TonB-dependent receptor: protein MRLPAFFKSEIDNTGDLGEDDRRLLFAAFFVFAFASFLVAHLFTRNILFKILGEDPIVQVKERAEREKIYEVLLEQEFVDKRIKDEYKALSNVESAGSGGITKEKGFHTLSPFREFVMGNIFRNPSKASPQNSQKKTEEEKVYEVAILKQDPVEFTNPNEQTPEQTPATGRMTKIPFNYRFQQDMLFRWDGSSSMSVPTKKLVGYEYFKRMLRQIEQSFSPPGGGNFGYRDGAGTVIREAIEPGEAKVQFLLNDAGQVIDTKLISSQGQSLVDQSCVDALRGQNFGRVPEDVKAQGMIYGITFIFPRIYRR, encoded by the coding sequence ATGCGGCTCCCGGCCTTTTTTAAAAGCGAAATAGATAATACCGGAGATTTAGGAGAAGACGATCGTCGTCTACTATTCGCCGCGTTTTTCGTATTTGCATTCGCTTCTTTCTTAGTAGCCCACTTATTCACACGTAATATTCTATTTAAGATCCTGGGAGAAGACCCGATCGTTCAGGTAAAAGAAAGAGCAGAACGAGAAAAAATTTACGAAGTACTATTAGAACAGGAGTTCGTAGACAAAAGGATCAAGGACGAATACAAAGCACTGTCTAACGTAGAGTCCGCAGGTTCCGGAGGGATCACCAAGGAAAAAGGATTTCATACACTTTCTCCTTTCCGCGAATTCGTGATGGGGAATATTTTTAGAAATCCATCTAAGGCAAGTCCTCAAAATTCCCAAAAGAAAACGGAAGAAGAAAAAGTATACGAAGTCGCTATCCTAAAACAGGATCCTGTAGAATTCACAAATCCGAACGAACAAACTCCGGAGCAGACTCCAGCTACCGGAAGAATGACCAAGATCCCATTCAATTATCGTTTCCAACAAGATATGTTATTTCGCTGGGACGGAAGTTCTTCTATGAGTGTTCCTACTAAAAAATTAGTGGGTTACGAATATTTCAAAAGAATGCTCCGCCAAATTGAGCAAAGTTTTTCCCCTCCCGGTGGTGGAAATTTTGGATATCGCGACGGTGCCGGAACAGTGATCCGAGAAGCGATAGAACCCGGAGAAGCAAAAGTCCAATTTTTATTAAACGATGCCGGTCAGGTCATAGATACGAAACTAATCTCTTCCCAAGGGCAGTCTCTTGTGGACCAATCTTGTGTGGACGCTCTTCGTGGACAAAACTTCGGAAGAGTTCCTGAAGATGTAAAAGCGCAGGGAATGATCTACGGAATTACTTTTATATTCCCTCGTATTTATAGAAGATAA